Proteins co-encoded in one Aspergillus luchuensis IFO 4308 DNA, chromosome 6, nearly complete sequence genomic window:
- a CDS encoding uncharacterized protein (COG:S;~EggNog:ENOG410PXCR;~InterPro:IPR004332;~PFAM:PF03108), which produces MQICVGEDSKWIARSPLLGGRVKMVQAFKGKKAGWADVSGRGIRARRTPTFSCSSRPQFNAGSVHSPISDLILLFIALPSPHLTSPISLVNHCGRWSTDPGRVSVVIPTAASHFEAVGRSTSNWLTVQIGSIYVSLIGYGCQTWDRHRELEILHLRAKQCRIYRPRNSSLSSESHESERLTDGNHCRHRPAYVPLATPFCIVMAEMYSGLHVGQRFSSLEEFKGLVRSISVRQHWELRVTRSNKKSVVIGCRSSNNCYFRVVCRANKNATYISSLQDSHSCRRNATSTSKTPARSEASHVRFLLTEIPKLFDMKNKIRAQDVVDAVKRYHGYDISMRQAQRALIRLQQHEAQNQSEGTNTHDSSGDDRQDSQPPPLESQAESSTFGSLSSQRWITDTLQTTIMENIPQDEVHRDQTISASQLHGQPVHPPPQVHHQAQPTQPAPPAEVLSPEQTPLGHSLHHPASSQQSPYSVPAPDAAPPSDAGRPKNPTQPRPNDGQLTSPPFVLTNFKIEFTCATCGAPNQSFFPNHGNVTGGHYAPQHTVPSQGATSASAGPSIQSIQNSDGSSRAGGGPAFEGTSVASTRGVQQPWTARTMEVPLTHAHP; this is translated from the coding sequence ATGCAAATCTGCGTCGGGGAGGATTCGAAATGGATCGCGCgttctcctcttctcggTGGCCGCGTGAAGATGGTGCAAGCCTtcaaagggaaaaaggcCGGATGGGCCGATGTGAGCGGTCGGGGGATCCGCGCTAGGCGGACGCCGACCTTCAGCTGCTCCTCCCGCCCGCAATTTAATGCGGGCAGCGTCCACTCTCCTATTTCCGATCTGATACTACTATTCATTgcgcttccttctcctcatctcacCTCTCCAATCTCACTTGTCAATCACTGCGGCAGGTGGTCAACGGACCCTGGGAGGGTCTCAGTCGTCATCCCTACAGCTGCTTCTCACTTCGAAGCTGTTGGTCGCTCAACTTCCAATTGGCTCACGGTTCAGATCGGCTCTATCTATGTTTCCCTGATTGGCTATGGTTGTCAGACTTGGGATCGTCATAGGGAATTAGAAATCTTGCATTTACGCGCCAAACAATGCCGAATTTATCGCCCAAGGAATTCGTCGCTGTCTTCAGAATCACATGAGTCAGAACGCCTCACTGATGGAAATCATTGTCGACACCGACCTGCTTATGTTCCGCTCGCGACACCATTCTGCATCgtgatggcggagatgtaCTCGGGGCTCCACGTGGGCCAACGTTTCAGCTCGCTGGAGGAATTTAAAGGACTGGTTCGAAGTATTTCCGTGAGACAACACTGGGAGCTTCGAGTGACCAGAAGCAACAAGAAAAGCGTTGTCATCGGCTGTCGATCTTCGAACAATTGCTACTTTCGTGTTGTGTGCCGCGCGAACAAGAATGCAACTTACATCAGCAGCCTCCAGGACAGCCACAGTTGTCGTCGCAATGCCACTTCAACCTCGAAGACACCAGCTCGATCGGAGGCATCGCATGTGCGGTTCCTCCTGACTGAAATCCCCAAACTATTCGACATGAAAAACAAAATCAGGGCGCAAGACGTTGTGGACGCTGTGAAGCGATACCATGGCTATGACATCTCAATGCGACAAGCGCAACGAGCTCTTATCCGCCTACAGCAACATGAAGCGCAAAACCAGAGCGAGGGCACCAACACTCATGACTCTAGTGGAGATGACCGACAGGACAGCCAACCGCCTCCTTTAGAGAGTCAGGCGGAGAGTTCGACTTTCGGCAGTCTCTCTAGTCAAAGATGGATTACAGACACTCTccaaaccaccatcatggaAAACATACCTCAAGATGAGGTTCACCGGGATCAAACTATTTCGGCATCACAACTTCACGGCCAACCTGTACATCCGCCGCCTCAGGTACATCACCAGGCGCAACCCACACAACCAGCGCCGCCGGCTGAGGTCCTGTCACCAGAACAGACACCCCTAGGTCATAGCCTGCATCACCCTGCAAGTTCCCAGCAGTCTCCTTATTCAGTCCCTGCTCCTGATGCAGCACCACCTTCGGACGCTGGGCGCCCAAAGAATCCGACTCAACCGCGACCAAATGATGGGCAGCTTACCAGCCCACCATTCGTTCTGACCAACTTCAAAATCGAGTTTACTTGCGCCACATGTGGTGCTCCAAACCAAAGCTTCTTTCCTAACCACGGCAACGTCACTGGTGGGCATTATGCCCCCCAGCATACTGTTCCTAGTCAGGGCGCAACTTCAGCCAGTGCGGGCCCTTCGATACAATCGATTCAAAACAGTGATGGTAGTAGCCGCGCCGGAGGCGGTCCAGCGTTTGAAGGTACCTCTGTGGCAAGCACACGTGGCGTACAGCAGCCTTGGACAGCAAGAACCATGGAAGTTCCACTTACACATGCGCATCCATAA
- a CDS encoding putative MFS transporter (COG:G;~EggNog:ENOG410PIWG;~InterPro:IPR020846,IPR011701,IPR036259;~PFAM:PF07690,PF06609;~TransMembrane:14 (i20-40o60-78i90-110o116-137i149-173o179-199i220-241o247-265i285-306o318-340i352-370o376-401i422-440o483-501i);~go_function: GO:0022857 - transmembrane transporter activity [Evidence IEA];~go_process: GO:0055085 - transmembrane transport [Evidence IEA]) yields the protein MNRQQAAERALHDQTNILPIGQLLVVFTGLAVSLLITFVDQNGISVTLPTIARDLNAQDTISWAGTSSLIANTMFTVLYGRLSDIFGRKIVYLCALALLCIADLLCGLSQNAPMFYVFRGLAGVAGGGVTSLTMIIVSDIVTLRDRGKYQGILGAALGMGNVIGPFIAAAFVMDSTWRGFFWLISPLSACSIVVGYFLIPNNARKDSLRKNARKIDYYGILSSSFGIIFLLIPISGGGSYFNWDSAMVISMLTIAGCALIAFLIIEWKVAVLPMLPMVFFKNRVVCTLFLQSFLFGAVYQSSLYYLPLYYQNARDWSPIVSAALTAPMVACQSVASVLSGQYISRRKRYGEVIWAGFFFWTLGAGLMLLFDRHTSPGAIAVIVGIAGIGVGGVFQPTMVAFQAHCTKAQRAVVISDRNFFRCLGGACGLAISAAILQATLRSNLPVGYRDIADSSYSLPSRAGIPDADWEQILDAYAKASHSVFIFQVPLMGICLLACVFIRDRGLERPKDQFEIEEEKRQEEEKRRQEQAQEQAEKQVAAGDTEAQPEQVPESQASGEMESASRSEKKVEPEP from the exons ATGAATCGACAACAGGCTGCGGAAAGAGCCTTGCACGACCAGACTAACATTTTGCCTATCGGGCAATTGCTGGTTGTCTTCACGGGGCTCGCAGTTTCTCTTCTTATCACTTTCGTTGACCAAAATGGTATCAGCGTAACTCTTCCCACAATCGCCCGAGATCTCAACGCCCAGGATACTATCTCATGGGCAGGCACTTCATCCCTCATTGCGAATACCATGTTCACGGTGCTTTATGGCCGGCTGTCTGATATCTTCGGCCGAAAGATAGTCTACTTGTGTGCCTTGGCACTCCTTTGCATTGCCGATCTATTATGCGGTCTATCTCAGAATGCTCCAATGTTCTATGTCTTTCGAGGATTGGCTGGTGTAGCTGGCGGCGGTGTCACCTCCCTAACAATGATCATTGTGTCTGATATCGTCACCCTCAGAGACCGGGGCAAATACCAAGGAATTCTGGGTGCGGCCCTGGGTATGGGCAACGTCATTGGGCCGTTCATCGCCGCAGCATTCGTCATGGATTCGACATGGCGAGGTTTCTTCTGGCTCATTTCTCCGCTCTCTGCATGCTCCATTGTTGTGGGCTATTTCCTTATTCCCAATAATGCGCGGAAGGACAGTCTCCGCAAAAATGCCCGCAAGATTGACTATTATGGTATCTTGTCTTCGTCCTTTGGAATAATATTCTTGTTGATCCCTATCTCGGGAGGCGGCTCTTACTTCAACTGGGATTCGGCGATGGTGATTAGCATGCTCACCATTGCGGGCTGCGCTTTGATTGCGTTTCTCATAATTGAATGGAAAGTCGCTGTGTTGCCTATGCTTCCAA TGGTATTTTTCAAGAACAGAGTGGTCTGTACCTTGTTCTTGCAGAGTTTCCTTTTTGGCGCTGTGTACCAGTCGTCTCTCTACTACCTGCCGTTGTATTATCAGAACGCTCGGGACTGGTCCCCGATTGTTTCAGCTGCACTAACGGCTCCAATGGTCGCCTGTCAATCAGTGGCCTCTGTCTTGTCAGGCCAGTACATTTCCCGGCGCAAGCGTTACGGAGAGGTGATCTGGGCTGGATTTTTCTTCTGGACGCT TGGCGCCGGCCTGATGCTGTTGTTtgaccgccacaccagcccgGGGGCTATTGCTGTCATCGTTGGCATCGCTGGCATAGGCGTTGGAGGTGTCTTCCAACCGACCATGGTCGCTTTTCAGGCGCATTGTACGAAGGCCCAGCGAGCTGTCGTAATCTCGGACCGGAACTTCTTCCGCTGCCTAGGTGGTGCATGTGGTCTGGCTATCTCGGCTGCGATCTTGCAGGCAACGTTGCGCTCCAATCTGCCTGTGGGTTATAGAGATATTGCTGATTCATCCTATTCGCTCCCGTCGAGGGCAGGTATTCCCGATGCAGATTGGGAGCAGATCCTTGACGCATATGCCAAGGCTTCTCACTCCGTGTTCATCTTCCAAGTCCCGTTGATGGGAATATGTCTCCTCGCATGTGTCTTTATTCGCGACCGGGGACTGGAGAGGCCCAAGGATCAGTTTgaaatagaagaagagaagagacaagaggaagagaagcggcGGCAAGAGCAGGCCCAGGAACAGGCCGAGAAGCAGGTTGCAGCCGGGGATACTGAAGCCCAACCAGAGCAGGTTCCTGAATCCCAGGCCAGCGGTGAGATGGAGAGTGCGTCTCGCTCCGAGAAGAAAGTGGAACCAGAGCCGTAA
- a CDS encoding putative C6 transcription factor (COG:S;~EggNog:ENOG410PIT7;~InterPro:IPR036864,IPR007219,IPR001138;~PFAM:PF00172,PF04082;~TransMembrane:1 (o547-569i);~go_function: GO:0000981 - DNA-binding transcription factor activity, RNA polymerase II-specific [Evidence IEA];~go_function: GO:0003677 - DNA binding [Evidence IEA];~go_function: GO:0008270 - zinc ion binding [Evidence IEA];~go_process: GO:0006351 - transcription, DNA-templated [Evidence IEA];~go_process: GO:0006355 - regulation of transcription, DNA-templated [Evidence IEA]) has protein sequence MDIASTSTPTGTSSSPSRDYNPRKRGRTACTRCKTRKQKCDNDYPVCSNCQKAGAICDKATVRQENDTQNEYTRALQDRIAYLESQLESKPMSSRASSHVAHPVAALLSPPHPETPSNPAPGLDQNAVGELVGFLALNSSEAPAYVGSSSGLSLATNLGEMVQATIWNQALSSARAASSGRSGPAAGQGSTGLPPQPPGERAGHVNDRTRPPRVEEVLVKSSEPPSDEMGSRILHAYLTRIHVRYPFLDRTELWRLHEARWRLAQKKREELTKEERVGIFKLYLVYAIGATSIQLSETYSYTTPERFYMTALQQLPNMCEMRSIENIEAMALLIVYHLRSASGQGMWYMVGLAMRTAIDLGLHRKANEINMDPFTAQMRRRLFWTVYYLERVVSMSLGRPFSIADRHIDLPLPADIDDDVRDPALLAAPPAPTRITTLTFAIFLMRLRRIDSEIQHKIYRADRPLHTLRSKMDRLFLQLEEWKESALRRFTGSDLDYPMLHYHRALRLLIQPFLPSLPLSDPYYHICLRAAGNTCQTHKKLHQTLEYGHSFLAVQTIFMAGITLLYALWTHTSDVWSVQMSNDIRACSTVLFVMGERAEWVKKYRDAFELLVNAAMEKLEGSDASKKVGMAELMTAQHSSSGGINAGMFRDHHNLTTTCSNNNNPTSGMAPDMNNATATTNTAAQASSEPTSSQDHGVRMALQIAPWIDLEEDSPFWMPDFETLESLSGNLWDSGDLAPFGPL, from the exons ATGGATATTGCGAGCACTTCGACCCCCACCGGaacctcttcttcaccttcgcgGGACTACAATCCCCGGAAGCGCGGCAGAACGGCATGCACGCGCTGTAAGACTAGAAAGCAGAAA TGTGACAATGACTACCCCGTGTGCTCTAACTGCCAAAAGGCCGGGGCGATATGTGACAAAGCCACCGTACGACAAGAGAATGACACTCAAAACGA ATATACCCGTGCGTTGCAGGATCGCATCGCCTACCTTGAGTCCCAGTTAGAGTCGAAACCCATGAGTAGCCGGGCCAGCAGCCATGTCGCCCATCCAGTTGCTGCACTCCTGTCTCCTCCACATCCGGAGACTCCCAGTAACCCGGCCCCTGGTCTGGATCAAAATGCCGTCGGAGAATTGGTGGGATTCCTTGCACTCAACTCCTCGGAGGCGCCTGCATACGTAGGTTCCAGTTCGGGCCTCTCCTTAGCTACGAATCTTGGGGAAATGGTCCAAGCCACAATATGGAACCAGGCCCTGTCTTCAGCTCGAGCAGCGTCATCAGGTAGATCCGGACCTGCAGCGGGACAAGGGTCTACGGgtctccctcctcagcctccagGCGAGAGGGCTGGTCATGTCAATGATCGAACGAGACCACCAcgagtggaggaggtgttggTGAAAAGCAGCGAGCCTCCTAGCGATGAAATGGGATCCAGGATTCTTCATGCCTATCTCACCCGGATCCATGTTCGCTATCCGTTTCTCGACCGCACGGAGTTGTGGCGACTGCATGAGGCGCGCTGGCGGCtggcgcagaagaagcgAGAGGAGCTGACCAAGGAGGAACGGGTGGGCATATTCAAGCTGTACCTTGTATATGCCATCGGGGCTACGTCGATTCAGTTAAGTGAAACTTACTCGTATACCACTCCTGAG CGATTTTACATGACCGCTTTGCAACAACTACCGAATATGTGCGAAATGCGATCTATAGAGAATATTGAGGCCATGGCTCTGTTGATTGTGTATCACCTTCGCTCCGCGTCTGGTCAGGGCATGTGGTACATGGTAGGCCTGGCCATGCGGACCGCTATAGACCTTGGACTGCATCGCAAAGCAAACGAGATCAACATGGATCCCTTCACTGCGCAAATGCGGCGGCGTCTTTTCTGGACTGTATACTATCTCGAACGTGTCGTGTCGATGTCCCTGGGCCGACCTTTCAGCATCGCAGACAGACACATCGACCTTCCTTTGCCTGCAGACATTGACGACGATGTCCGCGATCCGGCCTTGCTAGCCGCCCCTCCAGCTCCGACTAGAATCACTACCCTGACATTTGCCATATTCCTCATGCGCCTGCGGCGCATTGACTCCGAAATTCAGCACAAGATCTACCGAGCTGACCGACCACTGCACACTTTACGCTCGAAGATGGACCGACTCTTTCTCCAGCtcgaagaatggaaagagtcAGCTCTGCGACGTTTCACCGGTTCCGACCTAGACTACCCAATGCTGCACTACCACCGAGCCCTACGACTTCTCATTCAGCCATTCCTACCCTCGCTCCCTCTTTCCGACCCATACTATCACATCTGTCTCCGCGCAGCCGGAAACACCTGCCAAACCCACAAAAAGCTACACCAAACCCTCGAATACGGGCACTCCTTCCTAGCCGTTCAGACCATCTTTATGGCTGGTATCACACTGCTCTACGCCCTATGGACACACACAAGCGACGTCTGGTCCGTCCAGATGAGCAATGACATCCGCGCCTGCTCAACCGTCCTATTCGTCATGGGCGAGCGCGCCGAATGGGTCAAGAAATACCGCGACGCATTCGAGCTGCTCGTCAACGCCGCAATGGAGAAGCTAGAAGGAAGCGATGCATCCAAAAAGGTGGGTATGGCGGAACTGATGACAGCCCAACACAGTAGCAGCGGTGGCATCAATGCAGGAATGTTCAGGGATCAccacaacctcaccaccacatgcagcaataacaacaaccccaccaGCGGCATGGCACCAGATATGAACAACGCAACGgcaaccaccaacaccgccgcCCAGGCTTCTTCTGAACCCACTAGCAGCCAAGACCATGGCGTGCGCATGGCATTGCAGATCGCGCCCTGGAtcgatctggaagaagacagtcCATTCTGGATGCCTGATTTCGAGACGCTGGAGAGTTTGTCGGGAAATTTATGGGATAGTGGCGATTTGGCCCCGTTTGGGCCTCTCTAG
- the SCJ1 gene encoding putative DnaJ domain protein (COG:O;~EggNog:ENOG410PH66;~InterPro:IPR008971,IPR002939,IPR001623,IPR036869, IPR001305,IPR036410;~PFAM:PF00684,PF00226,PF01556;~SECRETED:SignalP(1-24);~go_function: GO:0031072 - heat shock protein binding [Evidence IEA];~go_function: GO:0051082 - unfolded protein binding [Evidence IEA];~go_process: GO:0006457 - protein folding [Evidence IEA]), whose product MFPTMRTVALFVVLTICLIQLVLAAEDYYKILGLDKSASEKDIKRAYRHLSKKFHPDKNPGDETAQKKFVEIAEAYDVLSTSSTRKIYDQYGHEGLEQHRQGGRQSHDPFDLFSRFFGGGGHFGHAPGHRRGPDMELRVGLPLRDFYNGRDFSFGVEKQQICDACEGTGSADREVVTCDKCSGRGMIIQKHQLAPGMFQQVQMHCDKCGGQGKMIKKPCPVCHGHRVVRREVETHATVEPGMDKGMRLVYENEADESPDWIAGDLVLILEEKEPELSDAEEHRTDGTFFRRKGKDLFWKEALSLREAWMGEWTRNITHLDGHVVHLGRKRGEVVQPLSVETIKGEGMPHYSDGHLHDNDDEDEEPGNLYVEYAVILPDEMESGMEKDFFALWEKWRKKNGVDLGRDSGRPMPAPPVKDEL is encoded by the exons ATGTTCCCCACCATGCGAACCGTGGCCCTCTTCGTGGTCCTCACTATCTGTCTCATCCAATTAGTCCTCGCCGCAGAAGACTACTACAAGATCCTAGGACTGGATAAGTCCGCCTCGGAGAAGGACATCAAGCGCGCCTACAGACATCTGAGCAAGAAGTTCCATCCGGATAAGAACCC AGGCGACGAAACCGCGCAAAAGAAATTCGTCGAAATCGCCGAAGCCTACGACGTGCTCTCCACATCCTCGACCCGCAAGATCTACGACCAATACGGCCACGAAGGCCTCGAACAGCACCGTCAAGGCGGCCGACAATCGCACGATCCATTCGATCTATTCTCGAGATTCTTCGGTGGCGGAGGTCATTTCGGACATGCGCCGGGACATCGCCGGGGACCGGACATGGAGCTCCGGGTCGGGTTACCGCTCAGGGACTTCTACAACGGACGGGACTTCTCGTTCGGCgttgagaagcagcagatctGTGATGCATGTGAGGGTACCGGGTCCGCGGACCGGGAGGTCGTCACCTGCGACAAGTGCTCTGGACGGGGAATGATCATCCAGAAGCACCAGCTAGCGCCGGGCATGTTCCAGCAAGTGCAGATGCATTGCGATAAGTGTGGCGGACAGGGCAAGATGATCAAGAAGCCGTGCCCCGTGTGTCATGGCCACCGGGTTGTTCGCCGCGAGGTCGAGACGCATGCGACTGTGGAACCCGGCATGGATAAGGGGATGCGATTGGTATACGAGAACGAGGCGGACGAGAGTCCCGACTGGATTGCGGGCGACTTGGTGCTGattctggaggagaaggagccgGAGCTAAGCGATGCCGAGGAACATCGTACGGATGGGACGTTTTTCCGTCGCAAGGGCAAGGATCTGTTTTGGAAGGAGGCGCTGTCGCTACGCGAGGCGTGGATGGGCGAGTGGACGCGCAATATCACGCATTTGGATGGACATGTGGTTCACTTGGGGAGGAAGCGCGGGGAGGTCGTGCAACCGTTGTCGGTGGAGACGATTAAGGGTGAGGGTATGCCGCATTACTCGGATGGCCATCttcatgataatgatgatgaggatgaagagcctGGGAACTTGTATGTTGAGTATGCGGTTATCTTGccggatgagatggagagcGGCATGGAGAAGGACTTCTTTGCCCTGTGGGAGAAGTGGCGTAAGAAGAATGGAGTCGATTTGGGTCGCGATAGTGGGAGGCCTATGCCTGCTCCGCCGGTGAAGGATGAGTTATGA
- a CDS encoding uncharacterized protein (COG:S;~EggNog:ENOG410PGVT;~InterPro:IPR027842,IPR017943;~go_function: GO:0008289 - lipid binding [Evidence IEA]) — MVIRRRPVIKTCNNNREALQSANQLPVSPLFLLPFHHCLLGQVCRYSPSPLCSLCAFTTSIFINFHQVPSFVFCQVILVRQASFIMPQGETEPLLPRYREDTTLQRRLHQKLHTYQMIRALSDGYMPSTEQAIINLRTLLASDVLSPHTHDVGTVGRQIVRDCRLWIQVFIELLQEKNGDDKLQEFLWHLSRSRASIDPNKIQQRANQTKARADTKAAYDSLRTVGSLLLTNADFRLFVDDLSTVGRQIFSDTAFSLSNTSQQIGKELKPSQEDVDAIQGAGADEGRSAGNEELREEAATVAKVAGNGVARTGKDAVHSAKEHLAGQEKDALLYRLKKTVMNLRDRSDYTDSVATLGQLLGRYAKAYASAASDVVTTAEEEVDVNKDLKEAMEHFWLLVQSFGDAQEWKTLEERFKAVMQHSNKDPEFEKFVSETGSLVEEMLTDPKFFDSAEEKIDELKEKSKQIETGSSIRQDVDAFLAQARRALRTVPQDKAVSKLFDATNKLYKDAWDGYNSREGQLPTDLIEVFFPLVLRTIQYIPIPRLEISAPEVDLLLESLILEPGKTVNYSSFLPYRMHVTTRNDIDIVKKHSKKTATDLKTTFTATVCGLNISAQEFGYWMRTHSALLFGLKDEGIASFYLDKRGIDISLDIEVGRERLEHIFTLRGVRVRIHKLDYKVHRSKWKWLIWLTKPFLKHLVRRVLEKKIAENIVQAAFTLNRELVFARERLRAARIANPRDLASFVRAVLARLQSLPDTDVETRIGLEPPGSGVFKGVYAPGSLVKVWHDEASRAPEAIEEGDESQGLGRTWRNEVFDVPRG; from the exons ATGGTGATTAGGCGCAGGCCCGTGATCAAGACATGCAACAACAACCGGGAAGCTTTGCAATCAGCTAACCAGCTGCCggtttcccctcttttcctgCTTCCATTCCACCATTGTTTGCTCGGCCAGGTTTGCAGAtactctccatctcccctctGTTCGTTGTGTGCATTTACCacttccatcttcatcaatttTCATCAGGTACCTAGCTTTGTGTTTTGTCAGGTCATCCTGGTACGCCAGgcatccttcatcatgccgcaaggagagacagagcccctcctccctcgctACCGGGAGGACACGACCCTCCAGCGTCGCCTGCATCAAAAATTACACACATACCAGATGATCCGTGCCCTTTCGGATGGGTACATGCCGTCTACTGAACAAGCCATCATCAATCTGCGCACCTTGTTGGCTTCCGATGTCCTTTCCCCTCATACCCACGATGTTGGCACCGTCGGCCGTCAGATTGTCCGCGACTGCCGCCTCTGGATCCAAGTGTTCATCGAGCTCTtgcaagagaagaatggtgATGATAAGCTCCAGGAGTTCTTGTGGCACCTCTCACGCTCCAGGGCGTCCATCGACCCCAACAAGATACAGCAGCGAGCCAATCAAACCAAGGCAAGGGCGGATACGAAAGCGG CATATGATAGCCTGCGCACTGTGGGAAGCCTACTCCTGACCAACGCGGACTTCCGGCTCTTCGTTGATGATTTGTCGACCGTCGGCCGCCAGATCTTTTCCGATACGGCCTTCTCGTTGTCCAACACATCCCAGCAGATTGGAAAGGAGCTTAAACCTTCTCAAGAAGATGTAGATGCTATTCAAGGGGCAGGCGCCGACGAGGGCCGTTCTGCAGGAAACGAAGAATTACGTGAAGAGGCAGCTACTGTAGCGAAAGTCGCAGGCAATGGTGTTGCTCGCACCGGAAAAGATGCAGTTCACAGTGCCAAAGAACACCTAGCCGGACAGGAAAAAGACGCCTTGCTCTATCGGTTAAAGAAGACCGTGATGAACCTTCGGGACCGTTCTGACTATACAGATTCGGTTGCCACATTAGGCCAACTGCTGGGGCGATATGCAAAAGCGTATGCAAGTGCGGCTTCGGATGTCGTCACcacagcagaagaggaagtcgatGTCAATAAGGACCTCAAGGAGGCAATGGAACACTTCTGGTTATTGGTTCAGTCGTTTGGCGATGCTCAGGAATGGAAAACCCTGGAGGAGCGTTTCAAAGCTGTAATGCAGCACTCGAACAAAGATCCAGAGTTTGAAAAATTCGTCTCTGAGACCGGTTCCTTGGTCGAAGAGATGTTGACTGATCCAAAATTCTTCGACTCggccgaagagaagatcgATGAGCTCAAAGAAAAGTCAAAGCAAATCGAGACAGGATCCAGTATCCGCCAGGATGTGGATGCATTTTTGGCACAAGCAAGACGGGCTCTGCGGACGGTTCCGCAAGACAAAGCCGTGTCTAAACTCTTCGATGCGACCAACAAGCTATACAAGGATGCTTGGGACGGCTACAATAGCCGAGAAGGCCAATTACCCACCGACCTGATCGAAGTCTTCTTTCCCCTAGTTCTCCGCACTATTCAATACATACCAATCCCGCGGCTGGAGATATCTGCACCAGAGGTCGATCTATTACTGGAGAGCCTCATCCTAGAACCTGGTAAAACCGTCAATTATTCCTCATTTTTGCCATACCGGATGCATGTTACAACGCGCAATGACATCGACATCGTGAAGAAGCATTCCAAGAAAACCGCCACTGATCTCAAAACCACATTTACGGCAACAGTATGTGGACTAAATATTAGTGCTCAAGAATTCGGATATTGGATGCGGACCCATTCAGCGCTTCTATTTGGCCTCAAAGATGAGGGAATTGCCAGTTTCTACCTGGATAAGCGCGGTATTGACATCTCCCTGGACATAGAGGTTGGAAGAGAGCGGCTGGAACACATCTTCACTCTGCGCGGTGTCCGTGTGCGGATCCACAAGCTGGACTATAAAGTCCACCGCAGCAAGTGGAAGTGGCTCATCTGGTTGACGAAGCCTTTCCTCAAGCACCTAGTCCGCCGAgtcttggaaaagaagatcGCGGAGAACATTGTTCAGGCTGCTTTCACGCTCAACAGAGAGCTGGTCTTTGCTCGAGAACGTCTGCGAGCGGCACGCATTGCCAACCCTCGGGACCTGGCAAGTTTCGTGCGGGCAGTGCTGGCACGGCTGCAATCGCTTCCCGACACCGACGTCGAGACTCGTATTGGTCTTGAGCCACCTGGTAGCGGTGTCTTCAAGGGTGTATACGCCCCGGGCAGCTTGGTTAAAGTCTGGCATGACGAGGCCTCTCGTGCCCCTGAGGCCATTGAAGAGGGCGATGAGAGTCAGGGGTTGGGACGAACCTGGCGTAACGAAGTATTCGATGTGCCGAGAGGTTAA